Below is a genomic region from Dioscorea cayenensis subsp. rotundata cultivar TDr96_F1 chromosome 14, TDr96_F1_v2_PseudoChromosome.rev07_lg8_w22 25.fasta, whole genome shotgun sequence.
AATCTAAAAAAGAACGAATGACCATTTTCTTAAGATTTGTAGATAAAGCCGGATTTgtgaagaaatattttttttatctagttCATGTTTCTGATACTACCTGGCAAactttgaaaaaagaaatatttaatgttCTTCTTTGGCACAATCTCAATATACGAGATATTCATGGTTAGGATCACAAGCTCTTATCTCGAATGAGTATCCATATGCTTATTACATGCATTTTTTGCTCATCGCCTTCAATTGCCTTTGATAGTGGCTTCTCGAGAAGTTATTCCAATCCATTAATTTTTCCTAAGTTAACTGCTGTTGTAAATATAGTTGGCTTTTCTTGCAAACAACATGACTAATTACAAGCTAGTCAAGCAGCTAAAATTAAAAGACTTATTTCCATTATTGAATTGGAAACTGCCAATGGTTTGAACTAAATAGACACCTTAAAATAAGTTGGAGTAATAGATGGAGTTCTCATTTGAGCTCCTTTCAAAGTTTGAGCGCTATGTTTGAAGCTACTTGTACAGTTTTGAACCACATAATTTGTGATGGAGTAACCTATACTCAACGAGGAGATGCAGATGTATCTTATGTTGCAATTACTTCATTTgaatttgtctttgtttaatacTTTATGATTGATGAAATAATGGAAGTTACTCATGATCTTTGTTAAGGAGAAGTTGGTTTCTATCTTAGAGCTTAATGATCAGGCAGTACATAAGTACATACGAAGAGCATTCACTGATTTGACACTTAGTTTTTGCCTGAAGACTTCGGCTTGCCGGATGAGGTCTTCacaattagaaaaagaaataaaatgaaatttgatgtgaccataaaaatgacaaaaattaacATCAAACCCACATGAATTAATATaatctaatatattatttatgttggaatattattttttttcatgaatgtgaaAGCTGCAATGGCAGTCATTTATTGTTTTGGAGTTTGTGTAGCTATTgatcaaaattaaagaatagAAATAGATGAACAAGGTGACGGAAGTATAGACTTGACTTTTAAATTCTACAGATTGATGGATGTTGGAAATGGTCAGTAAAAATATGAGAGTTACGAAAACATAGagtttttagaaatttaaaagtTGTGGGTTATTAACGAtatgtattaatgagtcattAATATGGGAAATATAAAAGGTCTTATTAGAGCCTATATAGTAtaagtgtttttaaattttgtaagatgataaaaaataaataaaggattttgtatgtatataaaatttttctttttcctaataTTTCATTGAGGTAGTTGAGCCCATCGTTGCTTCCAACACAAAGGGCCCGTTTGGTAGTTTGCAAGGAAtgtaattgcatgcaaagttTTTACAGACAAAGATTttacatgtaattatttttcCCTACAAACTAACATTATaatgtttgaaaatttaattctcCTATTGGTATGAATGCATTTACAATGTAAAATtatgtttattctcaattttgcCCTTAATTTTTATAGTTACTCAAATTAGGTTTTTAAGAAATTCTTATGATATTACAAACTTagtccaaataaaaattaaccattctcataaaatttttttaaaaatttttaggggTAATAAAACATGCATTAGGGTAttgctaagaaaaaaaaaaaagaaacctcCCCACCCCGGGCGGGTGGCCGCCCCGAAAGGGGAAATAATTGTAAGGAGACTATCTATTTCTAGGCAATCAAATGAGTGAAAATGATGCAGTCCTTTATTTTGtagggaaaattattatttttacttttaccaaatataataataatcgaGCTCTTTGatttttagtaatattttatttacaaatacCACGTCAATTAAATTAGACAGGTCTTAAcagatgaattattttttttttactttttttttaaaattgaggAACTCAAAATACCAAAATGTGAATACAGAAAAaccaaagtgaaaaataaagatgctatttaactaatatattttaataaactaatttaaaatatttttaatggtatGCATATggataataagatttttttatggataGATGGATACCATATgaataataagattttttatGGATAGattgggtgtgtgtgtgtgtgtgtgtgtgtgggggaccAAAAAAATTGCTTATATAACAGGAGACAGGTAATTGTCCCtccaaaaaatatttagaaagtGGGAGCACTCCATGTGTCTAACTCACTTGTTATTTATGTGAGCAATATACCACGTCAATTAAATTAGACAGGTCTTAACAGatgaatacttttttttaaaaattgaggAACTCAAAATACCAAAAATGTGAATACAGaaccaaagtgaaaaaaataaagatgctatttaactaatatattttaataaactaatttaaaatatttttaatggtatGCATATggataataagatttttttatggataGATGGATACCATATgaataataagattttttatGGATAGATTGGGTGTGGGGGGGGACCAAAAAAATTGCTTATATAACAGGAGACAGGTAATTGtccctccaaaaaaaaaaatatttagaaagtGGGAGCACTCCATGTGTCTAACTCACTTGTTATTTATGTGAGCAATAAATTAATCATGCCAAGCCTCCCCCACTAAAAGCCTCCATCAAAGGATACATATAAAATTCTAACTGCCAAGCACAACCCTCAATCAAATCTTTCTTACCTGCCCACGAGGATTctccaaatattattattatctgaGAGAAATCCAAGAAACCCATAAAACTTTCCCTATACAGAACACCCAAATGAAGCATAAACTTTCCACATCCAAAACCCATTTCCTATCCTTCATCTCTCAAAATCATGGAATCCAAAACTCCAAAAAACCTTCACATCCTCTTCTTCCCTTACATGGCCCCCGGCCACATGATCCCCATGCTAGACATAGCCAAACTATTCTCACATTTTGGAGTCCAAACCACATTCATATCCACCTTCGGCAACGCTCCCCTTGTTGAAACAAGCATAAACCACTTCAACTCCACCAACTCCTCCAACCCTTCAATAAAACTAGTACTCATCCAATTCCCCTCAGCCGAAGCCGGTCTCCCCGTCGGCTGCGAGAATGCCTCATATCTCACTTCAATTGACATGCTCGTCAGCTTCCACAAAGCAGTCGCTATGCTCCGGCAACATTTCGACCAACTCCTTGAACAACTCCTCCCTGACGCTGTCTTCAGTGACTATTTCTTACCCTGGACATTGGATTCCGCATATATTGTGTACATTTTTGAAAGAGATTAACTTAtccttttatattatatagtttactTTCATTATTGTCTTTTTTTGTCATAGTTGATTAAATATGAAACATGTATTAATTGTGTATCTATTCAATAGTAAGATAATATTcctgtttttatctttttgtaatTGAATTGCTATCTTGGGGAGTATTGATCCATTTTCTAGACTGTTTTAAATTCTAGTATGTCTAAACTTTTCAAGTATGCAGTGGAATCGGCTATTAATAAGCCCACGATGATATCATAATGGATGATTGTGTGTGGAAACCAACTATTGTATTCCTCCTTATTGTTCTTTAAATGAAGACTTCCTCCTTAATCAATTTTGTCACACATTCAAACGCTTAACTCAACACCCTGCATCCCAAAGCTAACATTCTCTCGTTGTCCTCACTGCATTGTTTTAGTTCTTGAAACGTATATTGGTTGATTCCTATTGGTTTCTTTCAGGATGCTTTTTAATGTTTGTCTTTTCGATTATTATCAGGAATTCCTCGTGTTGTGTTTTATTAGACATGGACGTTCGCTGTGTGCGCTGCGTACAACGTTGATCATTACGACCCCCACTCTAGGCCAGAAGAGTCCTTCATTGTGCCTGACCTCCCTCATCCAATCCACATTCTCAAATCTCAAGTCCACAATCTCTTGAAAACAGACCCGAGGAtaatgaagatcatgcttgcgGCTGATGAGTCTGATGAGAAGAGTTATGGTGCAGTGATGAACAGCTTCTACGAACTTGAACCAGACTATGTTGATTACTACAGGAATGTATGTTGTAAAATGTAGGATCGAATAGAGCAGTACagcagtaaaataaataaaaggaatgctgaaaaataaagaacacaaagatgttacgcggaaaacccctaaacaattagggtaaaaaccacgggcaaagatagaagaatttactaagtgggaaaattgcaggagttacaaactctctaataacaaggagaaaaccataactctctcttatactaggagattggactaactctcaaaatatttttccacACTTCCtcacttttcttctttcctctttttcctttaatttttcttactctcactctcactctcactttgATTGTATGTAAGAATGAGAAGTAATCTTCTCTATTTATAGAGAGGAACCAGCCCACAAATTTACCCAAAACCAAGGTTGCAAGTTGATGGTTTAATGAGCCATTAGTTTAGGGTAATTAGTTTGGGCCAAAAGTTTGGAGGAGATGGTTTGATGAGGAAATGGTTTTGGGCTAATGGATTATGATCCATTGGTTAGTGccaacaattctcccacttgaagatttgattgaaagacaatcagatcttcacaccattctttctaTCTTGCCATTCAATGTTGCTTACGTCTTTGTCAGACCACAAGAGGATCGACACCATATGAATCTGTCAGtgttgattgcttttgtcatgAAATCTGCTAGGTTGTCCTTGGTATGAATCTTTTGCATGTCCACTGtaccttcttcaactttctcacgAATGAAATGGTACTGAACTctgatatgttttgtctttgaatgaaatgctggattccttgcaagatgcaatgcactctggttgtcacaatatagagtgatgttctcttgtttgtgcccgagttcttccaacaccatctttaaccacactgcttctttaCTGGCTTGTGTAGCTGCCAAATACTCTGCTTCTGTCGTTGACGTAGCCACGACTGACTGTAGTTTTGAAACCCAGCTCACAGCTCCTCCTActagtgtgaacacatatccagtagtggatttgcttttgtcAAGATCACTTGCATAATCAGGATCAACATATCCACTGACAGTAAAGTCAGATcccccataacataatgcaacatctGAGGTTCCCTTTACATATCTGAGAATCCTCTTAACAACACTCCAATGCTCTCGACCAGGATTTGCCATGTACCGACTTACCACTCCCACTGCATGTGCAATATCTGGCCTTATACAGATCATGGCAAACATTAGGCTTCCCATTGTTGATTCATATGGTACTCAAGACATCTTCATCCTCTTTTTTCACTGTtaggacacatacttgaggataacttgaaattaacaGGAAGTTGGGTAGAAATTGGCTTACAGTCTTGCATGTTCAAGAGTCACAAAATCTTCTTCAAATAAGTATTCAGAGAGAGccaaatctttttattatttctatctcGGTGAATTTGCATCCTTAGAATCTTGTTTGTTGGTCCCAAATCCTTTATTTCAAATTCCCTAGCAAATTGTGCCTTCAACTCCCCGGATACGATCTTTGTTGGGGCCTCGCTACCAACATGTCGTCAACATACAAAGAACAAGAAGACAAAAATCTTCTTCGTCAAACCTCTTGACATATGCACAAGGGTCCGCGATTGAATCTGCTGTATCCaaggctcatgatgaaggaatcaaatctcttgtaccaacatcttggCTCCTGCTTTAGACCGTCATGCAGATTTGTTCAACCTCGCAAAACCAAGTTctcttttacctttttttttcaaaaaccttCCGGTTGGagcatataaatttcttcttcaagatctccatgaagaaatgcagCTTTTGACATCTAACCGCTCAAGTCGCAAGTCAAATGTAGCACACATCGCCGTGACTACTCTGGACCGCTGTGAGTCGAACCACAGGTGAAAATATTTCGTTGAAGTCAATACCTTCCTTCTGAGCATATCCTTTTACCACCAATCTAGCACGATAacgatctacttgatcatcactattACGCTTTGATCTTGTAGACTCATTTATCGCCAATGGGTTTTCGCCCTGTGGCAGCGACACCGGCTcccatgtcctatttttttatgaagagcttcaatttcttcttccatcgTCGCCATCCAATCGAGATGCATCCGAATTATTCAgcttcttgaagagttgatggCTCTCCATCCTCGCTAGAAGACAAGAAGCAATATTACCCTCCAAAAATATAGTCGAATGCCAACTTGGTGCCTTTCTTGTACGAGTTGACCACCGAACTTCTGGAACTTCAGATTCAGCTGGTTCTTGTACCTCGTGCTCTGGTGTAGCTTCAGCTTCTTTTTCACCGTATTGTTGTAGTCTCTGTGGCTTTTTTTGAAGTGCTTTTCACCATCCgcttgctcttgttctttatcTTCTATGAAGATAACATCCTCGCTGACATAACCTTATGGGCAAGTGGGATCCCACAAAGTGCACTCCCTTAACACCATCAAGATATCCTAAGAACATACATTTTCTGGATTTTGGATCCAGCTTTGTAGTTTCCTGGGTATTGTACATTACATATACAGtgacttccaaatatatgaaggtttgaataatcaatCTGCTTACCATCccacatctccatcggtgtcttcAACTCGATTGCAGCTTGATGGGGCCCGATTCACCACATAACAAAGTGGATCTGGGCCGCTCGCCTGTAACGCCTTATCTAAGCCTCGCAGCCCCCAACATAGTCTTGTTTTTTTCCAACGTAGTCCTCGCTTCATCCGCCTCCGCCACTCCATTTTTGTCTGAGGAGTGTATGTCGAGTGAATCGCCTTTTTGATGCCTTCTTGCTTGCgtaattcatcaaattcttttgcTAGTatattctcctccattatcgGGCCCCTCAAGCACTTCATCTTCTCGCCAGATTCAAGTTCCATCCgcgctttgtaaaatttgaagacttgaaacacatcagccttcctcttgataggtacacccaacatctcctcggaatagtcatcaataaatgatacaaagtaatttgctcctCCCGTGGATGTAATCGGTGCTTGCCACACATCGAGTgaaccaattctagaattgcttttgcttctagaattagatgtgttgaacttgAGTCGATGTCGCTTGCTTTACAATGCAATGTTCACAAAAAGGGTagtgttacctttgtgagaccttgaagTAGATTCCTTTCTCgcaagaatcttcattccttgctttcccgacatgtgtccaagtttcTCGTGCCATGTCATTAGTGCATCTTTCACTTGACTACTTGTGGCAACtcaagcttctccttcttgcaaagtttcTCCCTTCAAAGATGTATAGATTTGCAGCCTATCTTTTCTCCCTTCATGCATACAAGCGCTCCTCGAattatcttcatgatcttgttttgaacttcaattttgcaactaagatcatcaagttgtccCTATAGACAACAAATTCTTCTCGAGGCCCTCCACATGTCGGACTTCTTGTATGGTCCGAACTGCGCCATCGTACATCTTCGCTTGATAGTGCCAATGCCAACGATCTTCAAAGCTTGATCGTTACAGACATGACACTGTATCCCCGCAGATAGGTTCATACACGATGGAACCATTCTCTTCGGGAGGTCATGTGAAAAGTGGTCATCGAATCAGAAGCCATACATCGAGAAATCTTTTACTTGATGTAGTTGCTGCTTCACACACCATGGCTTCTCCATCATCTGAAGTGTTTGCAACATTCCCTTGAGGAttggaatcctttttatttagactCCAACAATCCTTCTTCAGTGACCTTTCTGCCACAAATGGGTAgcacttgaaagtcttcttactcctCGACTTTGATCTACCACGATTGTAACTCCCACTAGATTCACGCTCGCTGGTCTTCCTCTCGTCACCATCAAAGCCTCCGCTTGTTGTGAACTTGCTAGcttgtcttccttgttcttgcgACTGACTTTCTTCCTCCGTAATGCAGAACTGCAATATTGTCAAAAACTAGACCGTCTCGTGGGGGACATTATTTGTTAGTTGATGACGAGTTGATCATACTGAATCTGTagactttggagtagaatttcGCGACGCTCACTTGACTCTATCAGTATGTCCCAATGATGTGAGTTGGGAAAAATAGAGTGTTCAAAGTGTATTCATGTGTCCCACATCGAAGTAGATTCTGCCATACGCAAAGTATAGAGTctccttttaaggaaaattttgttgtggagtgactTGGCCTCGTATAACTTAGTGAGGTGGTCCCATATCTCTTTCGCTGCCTTCTTCTCCGCTTATGCTTGATAGGACTCCATCGCAAGTGCGAGATGAAGATCAAGAACGCATGCTCCCGTCCCATCTCATTCCACTTATCATCTTTCGACCTCACCCTGGGTCTTTCGGTGATGGCCGCCAAGCGCTTGTCCTTCCTCAGATCGCCTTTTATCTTCGCCTCCACAGTGAGAAATTACTCCCTACCgaatttttttcaatctcaTATTTTGCCGCCATTGCTTCTATTAGAAATTGTCGCAAGAGCAAGAATCGCCTTTCAAAAAGGTGAATAATTATCCAACTTATTTTCTCGATGTGGAGGATCCACTAATAGTGGCAACCACGAGAGCatacgataagtagatatattaCACCAAgatctagctctgataccacttgttgtaAAATGTAGGATCGAATAGAGCAAGAtgcaaagaagaaaataaataaaaaggaatcgtcaaaaaataaagaacacaaagatgttacgtggaaaacccctaaacaATTAGGGTAAAAAAACCACTGGGcaaagatagaagaatttactaagtgggaAAAATTGCAGtgagttacaaactctctaataacaaggagaaaaccataactctctcttatactaggagattggactaactctcaaaatatttttccacACTTCCtcacttttcttctttcctctttttcctttaatttttttcttactctCACCTCACTCACTCACCTCACTTTGATTGTATGTAAGAATGAGAAGTAATCTTCTCATTTATAGAGAGGAACCAGCCTCACAAATTTACCCAAAAACCAAGGTTGCAAGTTGATGGTTTAATGAGCCATTAGTTTAGGGTAATTAGTTTGGGCCAAAAGTTTGGAGGAGATGGTTTGATGAGGAAATGGTTTTGGGGCTAATGGATTATGATCCATTGGTTAGTGCCAACNNNNNNNNNNNNNNNNNNNNNNNNNNNNNNNNNNNNNNNNNNNNNNNNNNNNNNNNNNNNNNNNNNNNNNNNNNNNNNNNNNNNNNNNNNNNNNNNNNNNNNNNNNNNNNNNNNNNNNNNNNNNNNNNNNNNNNNNNNNNNNNNNNNNNNNNNNNNNNNNNNNNNNNNNNNNNNNNNNNNNNNNNNNNNNNNNNNNNNNNNNNNNNNNNNNNNNNNNNNNNNNNNNNNNNNNNNNNNNNNNNNNNNNNNNNNNNNNNNNNNNNNNNNNNNNNNNNNNNNNNNNNNNNNNNNNNNNNNNNNNNNNNNNNNNNNNNNNNNNNNNNNNNNNNNNNNNNNNNNNNNNNNNNNNNNNNNNNNNNNNNNNNNNNNNNNNNNNNNNNNNNNNNNNNNNNNNNNNNNNNNNNNNNNNNNNNNNNNNNNNNNNNNNNNNNNNNNNNNNNNNNNNNNNNNNNNNNNNNNNNNNNNNNNNNNNNNNNNNNNNNNNNNNNNNNNNNNNNNNNNNNNNNNNNNNNNNNNNNNNNNNNNNNNNNNNNNNNNNNNNNNNNNNNNNNNNNNNNNNNNNNNNNNNNNNNNNNNNNNNNNNNNNNNNNNNNNNNNNNNNNNNNNNNNNNNNNNNNNNNNNNNNNNNNNNNNNNNNNNNNNNNNNNNNNNNNNNNNNNNNNNNNNNNNNNNNNNNNNNNNNNNNNNNNNNNNNNNNNNNNNNNNNNNNNNNNNNNNNNNNNNNNNNNNNNNNNNNNNNNNNNNNNNNNNNNNNNNNNNNNNNNNNNNNNNNNNNNNNNNNNNNNNNNNNNNNNNNNNNNNNNNNNNNNNNNNNNNNNNNNNNNNNNNNNNNNNNNNNNNNNNNNNNNNNNNNNNNNNNNNNNNNNNNNNNNNNNNNNNNNNNNNNNNNNNNNNNNNNNNNNNNNNNNNNNNNNNNNNNNNNNNNNNNNNNNNNNNNNNNNNNNNNNNNNNNNNNNNNNNNNNNNNNNNNNNNNNNNNNNNNNNNNNNNNNNNNNNNNNNTACTcactggggtttctcaacaagattactacTGTAGAAAATTCTTCTGCATTTGTAGTAATACCCGAATATTTTTTTCAACGATTATCCACGAGTTGAGGGTATTACATCGCGAGGTCAGACGAGGGGTTTTTCGTTAGTTCTACCGGCCCGAGATaggcgaggatgagggtgatgacgccggagcatctcgGCTGCCCCGAGCCTCGGCCGCATCGATGGACAGAGGGCGCCTCCGGTGACGAGGAACCATCCCGATGCGTATGTTTTTCACGCTTCTCGAGCGATGATCTCTTTGagggctcgagaatgctataggagtggtcagAGCCGAGGGTTCTTTGAGATTAGGGGCTCAGCGAGGCCACTCGATTACCGAGAGTTCATGGCGGCGTTCGATATATTATAGCGAGATCCTAGGCGAGATGTCGCCTCGTCATTAGATCCTGCGGTAGAGGACTCTTGAGTCGCCGCTCgatcctccagcacctccatcctcgaccccgagtgcggaggacccactatatgcttccacttgacGGCCGAGAGCAAGGCGACttgacacttgacctttcttttactttcatgcattttactttatcttattttcttgtttttagaattGTTCACTCGAGAAAAGGATTTTCCTTACGAGTTTATGTtattgcattatcgagttgtattcattgcttcatctttttatacactcgagttatttttgtttttcttgagcttgctttgaacccctcgtgtatgcatgcgagatggtcttgtcttcttggaagtGAGACTTAGTCGTGGAGtgcggccaaggtgctttggcgcTTGGCGTGTGAGCTCAcgacccgttggaacactactcccaatgaattagcttcatcaaacacaacactaggagtcaggggagtattgttttgattgcttctcccacatctatttttaaatgatatattttgagtaagcttgcatgtgtacattgatgACAATGTActaacttaagtgtgtgtgtgtgtgtgtgtgtgtgtgggggagtttcataatgcgcacatcttttctattgttcttgattgatatatgctcacatagccaatggcggttcaccttagttgcaatgtttgtattcttaagtctaggagaatggttaacattgaatgtttttcatgctctagttcttgcttgaattttttaggaatttttacccgatttacacttagtgcactactcattctttgaactctattggaaactcatgttttgaggttaaaagggactagttaggtttacttctttttatgaaaaaaagaaaatgaaaaagaaaatggaaaaaaatgaaaaagaatgaacaaaaatagtttttgtttatttgtatttgttgaggtggaaagagctaccacctatgagtatgaagctactctcacaagtcggatactagttatgcctaatgagagaaagagctatctcatagggatgagtgaaaagctaccaccgggaagaaaagagctaccacctcgaaagtgtgaaagtcaccttagcggccgctttggaaagggctaccttagaggatgtgtgaagctactaccatcttttaaaatttgtatcacttgtgtagataaataagtcccttgcacttagaactttgaggagtataacttggggtgttttgagtgagttcacacacttacacgaaattcgggtttgttatccttttttattcaagtttttagctaaagcattgatttttttgtatttagtgttaaaattttccttacttgtagaatgctatctttgtatactttggtgaacctaaggccaagcactttcaacaatttcttcattgatgcacagaatgttttaatgtttgcttgaggacaagcaaaagcttaagtgtgggggagtttgataagtgcttgtgcgatgtgAATgggaagcgttcattccttatgttgagcattacttttctcaggtttttacattaatatgtgtgttttttatgttacttttatgcaggtagggttgtgaggccgagtatgaaggaaataggccaatgtggatcataatgcacctattttggaggagatcttgctaaggttcaaacgcgaagacataggtcaggtgtgagatgctagagtgtgtgccaacctcctcgtattcgagtgagcacattcatttggaggggcacaaaggcagtcacactcgagcattctgatttatgcatataagaacaacaGATCCAtcaacgtgtacatcattgaagaagcaagtgattcacgacgtaaacgtgtgtccgtttgcattaccccaatgaaagtatggaattcgggagtattttcggCAGAGtgctgtagcaggtattgtagcaaaacactgtagtaagTGCTGTAGCAGCccgaccgagaaatcagagaaacagagaatccacacaggcgtgtggaaattatccacgcctttgtggaaattccacaggggtgtgtgacatcatacacgcccgtgtagtcccccaattccagccctatttaaagccgattttagccccgatttcaatattcttttctccatcttttccccaacttgtgagagggtttcggctagggtttcgaggggtattggccaaggttttggagaggttctacggctccgacatcgtgattccattaggaaaaaggttggtaggggagcttcgatcgaggcgtatcctataccggacgaaggaatccttggacgacaagtagaggactttccacaagaccatcgacatgaccatcgacggggtttctttatggattcattgcttttacattcaatttctttgattgtacttagctccatggagagctaaacccctagtgggtacttgggtgattgtgaaccctaggatgtactcgtttcattgaacttctttattatgctttcaataaattgatgtttttgtgagttccaaccttgaatgcttgattgtatgaacatttcctctagagtgacactagggttgagagttcttgttggtaaccttgtgagtgagtgacacaccacgatcgttagacaaagctaggttggagagggttgagagggtgagttgagaggtacaggagcgtcccctttcccctctgacgtgatagattctacctccgttccttgagttttttgcggccataatagagtg
It encodes:
- the LOC120276088 gene encoding UDP-glucose flavonoid 3-O-glucosyltransferase 7-like; translated protein: MAPGHMIPMLDIAKLFSHFGVQTTFISTFGNAPLVETSINHFNSTNSSNPSIKLVLIQFPSAEAGLPVGCENASYLTSIDMLVSFHKAVAMLRQHFDQLLEQLLPDAVFSDYFLPWTLDSAYIVMLFNTWTFAVCAAYNVDHYDPHSRPEESFIVPDLPHPIHILKSQVHNLLKTDPRIMKIMLAADESDEKSYGAVMNSFYELEPDYVDYYRNVCCKM